In Pieris rapae chromosome 24, ilPieRapa1.1, whole genome shotgun sequence, a single window of DNA contains:
- the LOC111001815 gene encoding transcription initiation factor TFIID subunit 10, producing MQMSRMNSPSVGDDDGGVGHALSDFLLQLENYTPSVPDSVVAFYLNMSGFESQDPRLIRLIALAAQKFLSDIANDALQHCKMRTSSQMSMSKNQKGPKEKKYVMTMEDLVPALQEYGIIAKKPHYFV from the exons ATGCAAATGAGTCGTATGAACTCTCCATCTGTTGGTGACGACGATGGGGGCGTCGGTCACGCGTTGAGTGACTTTCTCTTGCAACTTGAAAACTACACACCTTCAGTTCCCGACTCTGTTGTTGCTTTTTACTTGAATATGTCTGGCTTCGAATCGCAAGATCCGAG GCTTATCCGCCTCATAGCACTAGCAGCACAGAAATTTCTCTCTGATATTGCTAATGATGCTCTCCAGCACTGCAAAATGAGGACCTCCAGCCAAATGTCAATGAGCAAAAATCAAAAAGGAcctaaagaaaagaaatatgtaatgaCAATGGAAGACTTAGTGCCAGCATTACAAGAATATGGAATCATTGCAAAGAAACCACACTATTTTGTGTGA